A region from the Drosophila ananassae strain 14024-0371.13 chromosome 2L, ASM1763931v2, whole genome shotgun sequence genome encodes:
- the LOC6499132 gene encoding another transcription unit protein encodes MGDPTSDDESGSSGSSRSGSRSRSATPQGGTAPGSPNSRKSGSGSDRSRSGSRSSRSRSGSGSPRSARSGSAHSKRSGSRQSRRSGTPHSRRSGSQHSRKSGTPHSHRSGSAQSARSRSRSQSRSGNEESRSNSPNLQIDDERANSKSKSRSRSRSRSGSHRSGSRRSGSHRSGSHRSGSRASRSRSKTGSPSSNRSRSRSRSGSGSGSDIGVPKKKVQRSGGSDQEKRKSGTDSDMEESPTKAKKSRLIDSDSESDADEAKKAAPAAADIFGDADDISDDEEEAQASANKSPARSKSRSMSRSRSRSRSMSRSRSRSRSRSRDRAEVQAEPPPKEDEPEPQPETRIDVEIPRISADLGKEQHFIKLPNFLSVVTHPFDPETYEDEIDEEETMDEEGRQRIKLKVSNTIRWREFMNNKGEMVRESNARFVRWSDGSMSLHLGNEIFDAYRQPLLGDHNHLFIRQGTGLQGQSVFRTKLTFRPHSTESFTHKKMTMSLADRSSKTSGIKILTQVGKDPTTDRYSQLKEEEAKLRQAMRNQHKVAPKKKKAGAGEPLIGGGTSSYQHDDGSDDENAISLSAIKNRYKKNPGGPQAEVKASTIYSSDEDEGSDFEGRRSKKVRDKAKASKALRDSDSESDVGSVKSGKSGKSGGGAASGSDREGSRKSSSSKSGSGSGSGSGSGSGSGSGSGSDNDD; translated from the exons ATGGGCGATCCTACGTCAGACGATGAAAGTG GTTCATCCGGATCAAGTCGCAGTGgcagccgcagccgcagcGCCACACCGCAAGGAGGAACTGCACCAGG ATCCCCAAATAGCCGGAAGTCTGGAAGCGGGAGCGACCGCTCACGATCTGGTTCTAGATCGTCAAGGTCTCGTTCAGGGTCCGGTTCACCACGAAGTGCGAGGTCAGGATCTGCTCACAGCAAGCGGTCAGGGTCGCGTCAGAGTCGTAGATCGGGAACGCCTCATAGCCGCAGATCTGGTTCCCAACACAGCCGGAAATCGGGGACTCCACATAGCCACAGATCCGGCTCTGCTCAAAGCGCTAGGTCCCGCTCCCGATCTCAGAGTCGCAGTGGTAACGAAGAATCCCGTTCCAATTCACCGAACCTCCAGATTGACGACGAACGTGCTAACTCAAAGAGCAAGAGTAGGAGTCGCAGCCGGAGCAGAAGTGGCAGCCATAGGAGTGGGAGTCGCCGAAGTGGCAGTCACAGGAGCGGTAGCCATAGAAGTGGTAGCCGTGCCTCCAGGTCCCGTTCGAAGACTGGGTCACCATCATCAAACCGTAGTCGCAGTCGAAGCCGAAGTGGTTCTGGTTCGGGCAGTGACATAGGTGTTCCAAAAAAGAAGGTGCAACGCTCTGGTGGTTCCGATCAAGAAAAACGGAAAAGCGGTACGGATAGCGACATGGAGGAGTCTCCAACCAAAGCCAAGAAATCGCGGTTAATTGATTCGGACAGTGAGAGCGATGCAGATGAG GCAAAGAAGGCGGCGCCCGCAGCTGCAGACATTTTTGGAGATGCTGATGATATCAGTGACGATGAGGAAGAAGCTCAAGCGTCGGCCAATAAGTCGCCAGCGCGTTCAAAGAGTCGCAGTATGAGCAGGTCGCGATCGCGTAGTCGGTCAATGAGTCGCTCCCGATCGAGGTCCAGATCTCGTTCTCGGGACAGAGCTGAAGTCCAGGCGGAGCCCCCACCAAAAGAAGATGAGCCCGAGCCTCAGCCAGAAACCAGAATTGATGTGGAGATACCGCGAATTTCAGCTGACCTTGGTAAAGAGCAACATTTCATCAAACTACCGAATTTCTTGTCTGTGGTGACGCATCCCTTTGATCCCGAGACCTATGAGGACGAAATCGACGAAGAAGAAACTATGGACGAAGAGGGTAGACAGCGCATTAAGCTGAAAGTAAGCAATACGATCCGATGGAGAGAGTTTATGAACAACAAGGGCGAAATGGTGCGCGAGTCCAATGCACGTTTCGTTCGTTGGTCGGATGGCAGCATGTCTCTTCACCTGGGAAACGAGATATTCGATGCTTACAGACAGCCATTGCTAGGTGACCACAATCACTTGTTTATCCGCCAGGGAACTGGTCTGCAGGGCCAATCGGTATTTAGGACGAAGCTGACATTCCGTCCGCACTCTACGGAGTCGTTCACCCACAAGAAGATGACCATGTCGCTGGCAGATCGCTCCAGTAAGACCAGTGGTATCAAGATTCTTACGCAGGTGGGCAAGGATCCTACCACCGACAGGTATAGCCAGTTGAAAGAGGAGGAGGCTAAGCTTCGGCAGGCGATGCGCAATCAGCACAAGGTTGCTCCTAAAAAGAAGAAGGCAGGAGCTGGAGAACCGCTCATTGGTGGCGGGACCTCCTCATATCAGCACGACGATGGTAGCGACGATGAGAATGCTATTAGTTTAAGTGCCATTAAGAACCGGTACAAGAAAAACCCGGGTGGACCGCAAGCGGAGGTTAAAGCTTCCACAATTTATTCGTCGGATGAAGACGAGGGCTCCGACTTTGAAGGACGTCGAAGCAAAAAGGTCAGGGACAAGGCAAAGGCCAGCAAAGCGCTTCGCGATTCTGACAGTGAATCGGATGTTGGAAGTGTCAAGAGCGGAAAGAGTGGCAAGAGCGGTGGAGGAGCTGCCAGTGGTAGTGACCGCGAAGGAAGCCGCAAAAGCTCCAGTAGCAAAtctggcagtggcagtggaagcggaagtggcagtggaagTGGTTCAGGCAGTGGGTCAGGAAGCGATAATGACGATTAA
- the LOC6501431 gene encoding regulator of gene activity isoform X1, translating to MANLNFQQPPRSITNAALAGRTTGGFGGSSLAGHVTPTSGMFQTDFVSSSYPGAANYGQAPQQQQQQQQQQQQPQLSPNRNAQLSVGGPAISSGNRNANLFGQRQFLERRAMQGLGTGPMSNMGNFMQTGRGGYGTGGGGGGPLNNFHVFGGGGGGDASTPALLDPTEFPSLTNARGQNDQTLPQSNPLQPPGSKPYGNFFTSFGMVKQPTSEQSEFTMSNEDFPALPGTQNSDGTTNAVGSSGSAGSAGSGTTGSSGSGTNTENHLDGTEKAMNSIVVSGSTSVSGSGTSVGVVGGNGLGAVGSGLGGVVVGSGSGAGSGSSGGSAASGVASGSHVGSSGIVNSVPNSNAMMGVGGGLGSGTGGSSGGGAVEHLNDNSSNDKLVKSGVQTSPDGKVTNIPATMVNNQFGMVGLLTFIRAAETDPNLVTLSLGTDLTGLGLNLNSQESLHTTFAGPFVEQPCRAQDVEFNVPPEYLINFAIRDKLTAPVLKKLQEDLLFFLFYTNIGDIMQLMAAAELHSREWRYHVEEKIWITRIPGINQYEKNGTKERGTFYYFDAQSWKRLSKVFQIDAEKLDKCPNLSAYVNGQSV from the exons ATGgcgaatttaaattttcaacaaCCCCCGAGAAGTATAACGAACGCAGCGTTAGCTGGAAGGACGACAGGAGGATTCGGTGGTAGCTCCCTGGCTGGCCATGTAACGCCCACGTCGGGCATGTTCCAAACCG ACTTTGTATCCAGCTCGTATCCAGGAGCAGCGAATTACGGACAggcgccgcagcagcagcagcagcagcaacaacagcagcagcagccgcagctaTCGCCCAACCGAAATGCGCAACTCTCCGTCGGAGGACCCGCCATCTCGAGCGGCAACCGCAACGCCAACCTCTTCGGTCAGCGGCAGTTTTTGGAGCGGCGTGCCATGCAGGGATTGGGCACTGGACCCATG TCGAACATGGGAAACTTCATGCAGACGGGTCGCGGCGGCTACGGAAcgggcggcggcggtggtggtcCATTGAATAACTTCCACGTGttcggcggcggtggcggaggCGATGCCTCCACGCCGGCCCTGCTTGATCCCACGGAATTCCCCTCGCTAACGAACGCGCGCGGCCAGAACGACCAGACACTGCCCCAATCGAATCCGCTCCAGCCGCCGGGCAGCAAACCCTATGGTAATTTCTTTACCTCTT TTGGCATGGTGAAACAGCCGACGTCAGAACAATCGGAGTTCACGATGTCCAATGAGGACTTCCCTGCGTTACCGGGCACCCAGAACTCGGACGGCACAACGAACGCGGTGGGGAGTAGTGGTTCAGCGGGTAGCGCCGGCAGTGGAACAACCGGATCCAGCGGTTCAGGTACCAACACAGAAAATCACCTGGACGGCACGGAAAAAGCGATGAATTCAATTGTGGTCAGCGGATCGACGAGCGTTAGCGGTAGCGGCACCAGTGTCGGCGTTGTAGGCGGCAATGGTCTCGGTGCCGTTGGTAGTGGCCTTGGCGGCGTAGTCGTAGGAAGTGGCAGTGGAGCGGGAAGCGGTTCAAGTGGCGGCAGCGCAGCCAGTGGTGTCGCCAGTGGATCGCACGTGGGATCCAGCGGTATCGTCAACAGTGTTCCCAACAGCAACGCGATGATGGGCGTGGGCGGCGGCCTTGGCAGCGGAACTGGCGGATCCTCCGGCGGCGGTGCGGTCGAGCATCTGAACGATAATTCCAGCAACGATAAACTTGTGAAGAGCGGCGTGCAAACTTCGCCAGATG GCAAGGTCACAAACATCCCAGCGACCATGGTGAACAACCAGTTCGGCATGGTGGGCCTGCTGACGTTCATCCGGGCTGCCGAAACGGATCCCAACCTGGTGACACTCTCTCTGGGCACGGATCTCACGGGACTTGGCCTTAATCTGAACTCGCAAGAGAGCTTGCATACAACATTCGCTGGACCGTTCGTGGAACAGCCCTGCAG AGCACAAGACGTCGAGTTTAACGTGCCACCCGAATATCTGATTAATTTTGCGATAAGAGACAAACTTACTGCGCCGGTACTGAAAAAGCTGCAAGAGGATCTCCTCTTCTTCCTCTTCTATACAAACATCGGCGATATCATGCAGTTAATGGCAGCTGCCGAATT GCATAGTCGCGAATGGCGGTATCATGTGGAAGAGAAAATATGGATAACTCGAATTCCTGGCATTAATCAATATGAAAAAAATGGTACAAAAGAGCGCGGCACTTTCTACTACTTTGATGCGCAAAGTTGGAAACGTTTGTCCAAGGTTTTCCAAATAGATGCCGAGAAATTAGATAAATGTCCCAATTTAAGTGCGTATGTGAATGGACAGTCtgtataa
- the LOC6501431 gene encoding regulator of gene activity isoform X2: MANLNFQQPPRSITNAALAGRTTGGFGGSSLAGHVTPTSGMFQTDFVSSSYPGAANYGQAPQQQQQQQQQQQQPQLSPNRNAQLSVGGPAISSGNRNANLFGQRQFLERRAMQGLGTGPMSNMGNFMQTGRGGYGTGGGGGGPLNNFHVFGGGGGGDASTPALLDPTEFPSLTNARGQNDQTLPQSNPLQPPGSKPYVGMVKQPTSEQSEFTMSNEDFPALPGTQNSDGTTNAVGSSGSAGSAGSGTTGSSGSGTNTENHLDGTEKAMNSIVVSGSTSVSGSGTSVGVVGGNGLGAVGSGLGGVVVGSGSGAGSGSSGGSAASGVASGSHVGSSGIVNSVPNSNAMMGVGGGLGSGTGGSSGGGAVEHLNDNSSNDKLVKSGVQTSPDGKVTNIPATMVNNQFGMVGLLTFIRAAETDPNLVTLSLGTDLTGLGLNLNSQESLHTTFAGPFVEQPCRAQDVEFNVPPEYLINFAIRDKLTAPVLKKLQEDLLFFLFYTNIGDIMQLMAAAELHSREWRYHVEEKIWITRIPGINQYEKNGTKERGTFYYFDAQSWKRLSKVFQIDAEKLDKCPNLSAYVNGQSV; this comes from the exons ATGgcgaatttaaattttcaacaaCCCCCGAGAAGTATAACGAACGCAGCGTTAGCTGGAAGGACGACAGGAGGATTCGGTGGTAGCTCCCTGGCTGGCCATGTAACGCCCACGTCGGGCATGTTCCAAACCG ACTTTGTATCCAGCTCGTATCCAGGAGCAGCGAATTACGGACAggcgccgcagcagcagcagcagcagcaacaacagcagcagcagccgcagctaTCGCCCAACCGAAATGCGCAACTCTCCGTCGGAGGACCCGCCATCTCGAGCGGCAACCGCAACGCCAACCTCTTCGGTCAGCGGCAGTTTTTGGAGCGGCGTGCCATGCAGGGATTGGGCACTGGACCCATG TCGAACATGGGAAACTTCATGCAGACGGGTCGCGGCGGCTACGGAAcgggcggcggcggtggtggtcCATTGAATAACTTCCACGTGttcggcggcggtggcggaggCGATGCCTCCACGCCGGCCCTGCTTGATCCCACGGAATTCCCCTCGCTAACGAACGCGCGCGGCCAGAACGACCAGACACTGCCCCAATCGAATCCGCTCCAGCCGCCGGGCAGCAAACCCTATG TTGGCATGGTGAAACAGCCGACGTCAGAACAATCGGAGTTCACGATGTCCAATGAGGACTTCCCTGCGTTACCGGGCACCCAGAACTCGGACGGCACAACGAACGCGGTGGGGAGTAGTGGTTCAGCGGGTAGCGCCGGCAGTGGAACAACCGGATCCAGCGGTTCAGGTACCAACACAGAAAATCACCTGGACGGCACGGAAAAAGCGATGAATTCAATTGTGGTCAGCGGATCGACGAGCGTTAGCGGTAGCGGCACCAGTGTCGGCGTTGTAGGCGGCAATGGTCTCGGTGCCGTTGGTAGTGGCCTTGGCGGCGTAGTCGTAGGAAGTGGCAGTGGAGCGGGAAGCGGTTCAAGTGGCGGCAGCGCAGCCAGTGGTGTCGCCAGTGGATCGCACGTGGGATCCAGCGGTATCGTCAACAGTGTTCCCAACAGCAACGCGATGATGGGCGTGGGCGGCGGCCTTGGCAGCGGAACTGGCGGATCCTCCGGCGGCGGTGCGGTCGAGCATCTGAACGATAATTCCAGCAACGATAAACTTGTGAAGAGCGGCGTGCAAACTTCGCCAGATG GCAAGGTCACAAACATCCCAGCGACCATGGTGAACAACCAGTTCGGCATGGTGGGCCTGCTGACGTTCATCCGGGCTGCCGAAACGGATCCCAACCTGGTGACACTCTCTCTGGGCACGGATCTCACGGGACTTGGCCTTAATCTGAACTCGCAAGAGAGCTTGCATACAACATTCGCTGGACCGTTCGTGGAACAGCCCTGCAG AGCACAAGACGTCGAGTTTAACGTGCCACCCGAATATCTGATTAATTTTGCGATAAGAGACAAACTTACTGCGCCGGTACTGAAAAAGCTGCAAGAGGATCTCCTCTTCTTCCTCTTCTATACAAACATCGGCGATATCATGCAGTTAATGGCAGCTGCCGAATT GCATAGTCGCGAATGGCGGTATCATGTGGAAGAGAAAATATGGATAACTCGAATTCCTGGCATTAATCAATATGAAAAAAATGGTACAAAAGAGCGCGGCACTTTCTACTACTTTGATGCGCAAAGTTGGAAACGTTTGTCCAAGGTTTTCCAAATAGATGCCGAGAAATTAGATAAATGTCCCAATTTAAGTGCGTATGTGAATGGACAGTCtgtataa
- the LOC6501431 gene encoding regulator of gene activity isoform X3, with product MGNFMQTGRGGYGTGGGGGGPLNNFHVFGGGGGGDASTPALLDPTEFPSLTNARGQNDQTLPQSNPLQPPGSKPYGNFFTSFGMVKQPTSEQSEFTMSNEDFPALPGTQNSDGTTNAVGSSGSAGSAGSGTTGSSGSGTNTENHLDGTEKAMNSIVVSGSTSVSGSGTSVGVVGGNGLGAVGSGLGGVVVGSGSGAGSGSSGGSAASGVASGSHVGSSGIVNSVPNSNAMMGVGGGLGSGTGGSSGGGAVEHLNDNSSNDKLVKSGVQTSPDGKVTNIPATMVNNQFGMVGLLTFIRAAETDPNLVTLSLGTDLTGLGLNLNSQESLHTTFAGPFVEQPCRAQDVEFNVPPEYLINFAIRDKLTAPVLKKLQEDLLFFLFYTNIGDIMQLMAAAELHSREWRYHVEEKIWITRIPGINQYEKNGTKERGTFYYFDAQSWKRLSKVFQIDAEKLDKCPNLSAYVNGQSV from the exons ATGGGAAACTTCATGCAGACGGGTCGCGGCGGCTACGGAAcgggcggcggcggtggtggtcCATTGAATAACTTCCACGTGttcggcggcggtggcggaggCGATGCCTCCACGCCGGCCCTGCTTGATCCCACGGAATTCCCCTCGCTAACGAACGCGCGCGGCCAGAACGACCAGACACTGCCCCAATCGAATCCGCTCCAGCCGCCGGGCAGCAAACCCTATGGTAATTTCTTTACCTCTT TTGGCATGGTGAAACAGCCGACGTCAGAACAATCGGAGTTCACGATGTCCAATGAGGACTTCCCTGCGTTACCGGGCACCCAGAACTCGGACGGCACAACGAACGCGGTGGGGAGTAGTGGTTCAGCGGGTAGCGCCGGCAGTGGAACAACCGGATCCAGCGGTTCAGGTACCAACACAGAAAATCACCTGGACGGCACGGAAAAAGCGATGAATTCAATTGTGGTCAGCGGATCGACGAGCGTTAGCGGTAGCGGCACCAGTGTCGGCGTTGTAGGCGGCAATGGTCTCGGTGCCGTTGGTAGTGGCCTTGGCGGCGTAGTCGTAGGAAGTGGCAGTGGAGCGGGAAGCGGTTCAAGTGGCGGCAGCGCAGCCAGTGGTGTCGCCAGTGGATCGCACGTGGGATCCAGCGGTATCGTCAACAGTGTTCCCAACAGCAACGCGATGATGGGCGTGGGCGGCGGCCTTGGCAGCGGAACTGGCGGATCCTCCGGCGGCGGTGCGGTCGAGCATCTGAACGATAATTCCAGCAACGATAAACTTGTGAAGAGCGGCGTGCAAACTTCGCCAGATG GCAAGGTCACAAACATCCCAGCGACCATGGTGAACAACCAGTTCGGCATGGTGGGCCTGCTGACGTTCATCCGGGCTGCCGAAACGGATCCCAACCTGGTGACACTCTCTCTGGGCACGGATCTCACGGGACTTGGCCTTAATCTGAACTCGCAAGAGAGCTTGCATACAACATTCGCTGGACCGTTCGTGGAACAGCCCTGCAG AGCACAAGACGTCGAGTTTAACGTGCCACCCGAATATCTGATTAATTTTGCGATAAGAGACAAACTTACTGCGCCGGTACTGAAAAAGCTGCAAGAGGATCTCCTCTTCTTCCTCTTCTATACAAACATCGGCGATATCATGCAGTTAATGGCAGCTGCCGAATT GCATAGTCGCGAATGGCGGTATCATGTGGAAGAGAAAATATGGATAACTCGAATTCCTGGCATTAATCAATATGAAAAAAATGGTACAAAAGAGCGCGGCACTTTCTACTACTTTGATGCGCAAAGTTGGAAACGTTTGTCCAAGGTTTTCCAAATAGATGCCGAGAAATTAGATAAATGTCCCAATTTAAGTGCGTATGTGAATGGACAGTCtgtataa
- the LOC6501432 gene encoding myosin heavy chain, non-muscle, whose translation MNTPGMSLFQGADTLNVNSTLDRQEEEEALQDQKRREEELGNLLENAFDDLDDEENTIDSTTNFQSESTPSEPYLPTHPPPHPYPLQENHQHAGELHHLKMVLQSKSNELDNVNEIATAAHKQLDECQKRLTITQAELERALREKQNTHELLVETKERCSNQDNGLEKLRAEKKQLEEDNTRLVSQLELTRTLLSDIQCKYDMIQKESHKKEERSAELRIKHLEETHRAQCDLLQNQLTQMAGQLDRKKSELEQMQSRYNALQSGHETMLLDKAAKINDLNQALDDAQMRCRHLADLEADNQRQKQCIADMNARIASLEQTISLLNDRVNETTAELDLMDSLLQQHQTEDSPKARLSQVGASRLVGSTPLNPLDRVSHIKQELYRALANLKGKREEVRRLEKQLEERNQEMRHLHEQENQSLVKLETLKEDKTRLENRIKSLQEEIQELKCHPQIENQLSLLTEERDSLKDLNRKMENQLFTVEKQLTDLKEKHESLEEKHDELTQENRMLRNSTTADDLRLELERHKILLKDAQSEVERLKKLYADIATDKESLEYDLKKLRQSDALMELQEQTQQLAAAQRNLKLVEMKSEELSKILEAEKLNHERELQALRQKHERQKREEAASKEGSENCSKCIENMAEIAKAEIRMLKLENVNSAQVKEIKNLELELEESKRMQAVMADKIELSMKQEELINDLKEKAKQFQAYVSQQAEVELQKLQKKACPSPKGDSPLCSSPIDLSQERIKRIEQRVRDEMAKLFAAELKKFTTRLQQTEEKNQCLQREYQSVCSELQQRQTEVDLLKQTILAEREKIEEMLAAKEEKEKAMLQMCRQELQAKNHRIEELTRESDEHQASIESERKSMKVVMAHWEKQQESIEQVEKKWREQLETMRAAHEEAMRAAQHRYQSAKRTAQNYKLYAEDKEAHMKREYERIKREYDASLSKIERQMHQRIGHRSRERHRDKENQPINSNASNTTTSNGSGNTNSKGS comes from the exons ATGAATACGCCGGGTATGAGCCTCTTCCAGGGGGCAGATACACTGAATGTGAACTCTACGTTGGATCGccaagaggaggaggaggcgttGCAGGATCAGAAAAGACGTGAAGAAGAG CTGGGCAATCTGCTTGAAAATGCCTTCGACGATCTGGACGATGAGGAGAACACCATCGACTCTACTACGAATTTCCAGTCCGAATCGACGCCCTCGGAACCCTATCTTCCCACACACCCGCCGCCACATCCATATCCGTTGCAGGAAAATCACCAGCATGCTGGGGAGTTGCACCATCTAAAAATGGTTCTGCAATCGAAGTCGAACGAACTGGATAATGTTAATGAAATAGCCACCGCCGCTCACAAGCAACTGGACGAATGCCAGAAGAGGCTTACCATAACACAGGCTGAGCTGGAGAGGGCGTTGCGGGAGAAGCAAAATACTCATGAACTACTGGTAGAGACGAAGGAGCGGTGCTCCAATCAGGACAACGGACTGGAGAAACTGCGGGCGGAGAAAAAACAGCTGGAGGAGGACAACACGCGTCTAGTTAGTCAGCTGGAGCTTACCAGGACCCTCCTTTCTGATATTCAATGCAAATATGATATGATCCAAAAGGAGTCTCATAAAAAGGAGGAGAGAAGCGCCGAGTTGCGGATCAAACATCTCGAAGAGACTCACCGGGCGCAGTGTGATCTGCTGCAGAACCAACTTACCCAAATGGCAGGTCAGCTAGACCGCAAGAAGAGCGAGCTGGAGCAGATGCAGTCGCGCTACAATGCCCTGCAATCTGGGCATGAAACTATGCTCTTGGATAAAGCTGCCAAGATAAATGATTTGAATCAGGCCCTAGATGATGCCCAGATGCGTTGCAGACACTTGGCGGATCTGGAAGCTGACAACCAACGCCAGAAGCAATGCATTGCCGATATGAATGCGCGCATTGCGAGTCTGGAGCAAACCATCAGCTTGCTAAATGATCGGGTGAATGAAACAACAGCTGAGTTGGACCTTATGGATAGTTTGTTGCAGCAACATCAAACCGAAGACTCTCCCAAAGCAAGGCTTAGTCAGGTAGGTGCTTCCCGGCTGGTGGGCAGCACGCCCTTAAACCCTCTAGACAGGGTCAGCCACATCAAGCAGGAACTCTATCGGGCTCTGGCGAATCTTAAGGGCAAGAGAGAGGAGGTGCGCCGGCTGGAGAAACAGCTGGAAGAGCGTAATCAGGAAATGCGGCATTTGCACGAGCAGGAGAATCAATCCTTAGTTAAATTGGAAACCCTCAAAGAAGACAAAACACGCCTAGAGAATCGTATTAAATCTTTGCAAGAGGAAATCCAGGAACTAAAATGCCACCCACAGATCGAAAATCAACTTTCGCTTTTGACGGAAGAACGGGATTCGCTAAAGGATCTTAATCGGAAAATGGAAAACCAACTTTTCACCGTCGAGAAGCAACTTACAGATCTCAAAGAGAAACACGAAAGCCTAGAAGAGAAGCACGATGAACTTACGCAGGAGAACCGAATGCTCAGAAACAGCACCACTGCGGATGACTTACGCCTTGAGTTGGAAAGACACAAGATCCTGCTGAAGGATGCTCAGAGCGAGGTAGAACGACTCAAGAAGCTCTATGCTGACATTGCCACGGACAAGGAGTCGCTGGAATATGATCTTAAAAAACTAAGGCAATCTGACGCCCTAATGGAGCTGCAGGAACAAACCCAGCAGTTGGCTGCTGCTCAGCGAAATCTTAAGCTGGTAGAGATGAAGTCCGAAGAGCTGAGCAAGATCTTGGAGGCGGAAAAGCTAAACCATGAGCGGGAACTGCAGGCTCTGCGCCAGAAGCACGAGCGGCAGAAGCGAGAGGAGGCAGCTTCTAAGGAAGGCTCAGAGAATTGCAGCAAGTGCATTGAGAACATGGCCGAAATTGCAAAG gCGGAAATCCGGATGTTAAAGCTAGAAAACGTAAACAGCGCCCAGGTCAAGGAAATAAAAAACCTGGAACTCGAACTAGAGGAGTCTAAAAGGATGCAAGCAGTTATGGCGGATAAGATAGAGCTCTCAATGAAACAGGAAGAATTAATCAACGACCTCAAGGAGAAGGCCAAGCAGTTCCAGGCCTATGTTAGTCAGCAGGCGGAAGTGGAACTCCAAAAACTACAGAAAAAGGCTTGTCCCAGTCCCAAGGGAGATTCTCCTCTATGCTCATCCCCGATAGACTTGTCCCAGGAGCGAATTAAGCGTATTGAACAGCGGGTACGGGATGAGATGGCCAAACTGTTTGCTGCCGAGCTTAAGAAGTTCACTACCCGGCTACAGCAGACGGAGGAAAAGAACCAGTGCCTGCAGCGGGAATATCAATCAGTATGTTCCGAGTTGCAGCAGCGGCAAACGGAAGTCGATCTTCTGAAGCAGACAATCCTGGCAGAGCGCGAGAAGATTGAAGAGATGCTGGCCGCAAAAGAAGAGAAGGAGAAGGCCATGCTTCAAATGTGCCGTCAGGAGCTGCAGGCCAAAAATCATCGTATTGAGGAACTTACTCGAGAGTCCGATGAACATCAGGCGAGCATAGAATCGGAACGCAAGTCCATGAAAGTGGTTATGGCGCACTGGGAGAAGCAGCAAGAGTCCATTGAGCAGGTGGAGAAGAAGTGGCGGGAGCAGCTGGAAACCATGAGAGCTGCCCACGAAGAGGCTATGCGAGCCGCTCAGCATCGCTACCAAAGTGCCAAACGCACCGCCCAAAACTACAAGCTCTATGCCGAGGACAAAGAGGCGCACATGAAGCGCGAGTACGAGCGTATCAAGCGAGAATACGACGCCTCTTTGTCGAAAATTGAAAGACAGATGCACCAGCGCATCGGTCACAGAAGTCGCGAGCGGCATCGTGACAAGGAGAACCAGCCAATCAATAGCAATGCCAGCAATACGACTACAAGTAATGGTAGTGGGAACACCAACAGTAAAGGCAGTTAG